Proteins from a genomic interval of Taeniopygia guttata chromosome 35, bTaeGut7.mat, whole genome shotgun sequence:
- the LSM2 gene encoding U6 snRNA-associated Sm-like protein LSm2, with protein sequence MLFYSFFKSLVGKDVVVELKNDLSICGTLHSVDQYLNIKLTDISVTDPEKYPHMLSVKNCFIRGSVVRYVQLPADEVDTQLLQDAARKEALQQKQ encoded by the exons ATG cTTTTTTACTCCTTCTTCAAGTCCCTGGTGGGGAAGGACGTGGTGGTGGAGCTGAAAAACGACCTCAG CATCTGTGGGACGCTGCACTCGGTGGatcag TACCTGAACATCAAACTGACCGACATCAGCGTCACCGACCCTGAAAAGTACCCGCACATg ctGTCGGTGAAGAACTGTTTCATCCGGGGCTCGGTGGTTCGCTACGTGCAGCTGCCGGCGGACGAGGTGGACACGCAACTCCTGCAGGACGCGGCACGAAAAGAGGCGCTGCAGCAGAAACAGTGA